One Qipengyuania aurantiaca genomic region harbors:
- a CDS encoding ArsC family reductase — MTIQFYGIPNCDTVKKARRWLDAQGIDYAFHDYKKEGADAGRLAQWCDAVGWGALLNKRGTTFRKLPDADKEGIDREKAIALMVEHPSMIKRPVVEHAGGLLVGFGEAEWSAALQ, encoded by the coding sequence GTGACCATCCAGTTCTATGGCATTCCCAATTGCGACACCGTCAAGAAGGCGCGTCGCTGGCTTGACGCACAGGGGATCGACTACGCTTTCCACGACTACAAGAAGGAAGGCGCCGATGCCGGGCGGCTGGCGCAATGGTGCGATGCCGTGGGGTGGGGGGCGCTGCTCAACAAGCGCGGGACCACGTTCCGCAAGCTGCCCGATGCCGACAAGGAGGGCATCGATCGCGAAAAAGCGATCGCGCTGATGGTGGAGCACCCCAGCATGATCAAGCGCCCGGTGGTCGAACACGCGGGCGGCCTGCTGGTGGGGTTCGGAGAAGCGGAGTGGAGCGCGGCGCTTCAGTAA